In the Parus major isolate Abel chromosome 4A, Parus_major1.1, whole genome shotgun sequence genome, one interval contains:
- the HTATSF1 gene encoding HIV Tat-specific factor 1 gives MSGEDRNEEFYRQLQLQQQYEAKPAEGEDEGESDPFTYVDPADGAAYEWDLEKKAWFPKITEDFLATYHANYGFPANETDDTSSASGTAAESNQPVSSKSSGTQPSANKTGQNQTDPKQKSEKRKLEPGWFHVEEDRNTNVYVTGLPPDITKDEFVQVMSKCGIIMRDPQTEEHKIKLYKDKEGNLKGDGLCCYLKRESVQLALRLLDEAEIRGYKLHVEVAKFQLKGEYDASKKKKKCKDYKKKLSQQQKQLDWRPEKKDGATRMRHERIVIIRNMFHPKDFEEDPLVLNEIREDLRTECEKFGQVKKVLIFDRHPDGVASVSFKEATEADLCKLTLNGRWFGGRQLSAETWDGVTDYQVEETAREREERLKVWESFLGDSDTKEQQTTSDSDSASSSVKLPKGKQPPEVNDTLREVANDEAHKRENNGEGVNEDGAPSTDSSLAGSDGEADT, from the exons ATGAGCGGCGAGGACAGAAACGAGGAGTTCTACcggcagctgcagctccagcagcagtaTGAGGCCAAGCCAGCCGAGGGCGAAGACGAGGGCGAGTCCGACCCCTTTACCTACGTGGACCCGGCGGACGGGGCTGCCTACGAGTGGGACCTGGAGAAGAAGGCCTGGTTCCCCAAG ataacaGAAGATTTCCTGGCAACCTATCATGCCAACTATGGCTTCCCTGCAAATGAGACAGATGATACTTCATCTGCTTCTGGTACAGCCGCTGAAAGTAATCAACCAGTAAGTTCTAAGTCATCAGGAACACAGCCATCAGCAAATAAGACaggacaaaaccaaacagatccaaaacaaaaatcagaaaaaaggaaactagAGCCAG GGTGGTTTCATGTTGAAGAAGACAGAAACACGAATGTTTATGTGACAG GTTTACCTCCAGACATTACAAAAGATGAATTTGTGCAAGTCATGTCAAAATGTGGTATCATCATGCGAGATCCTCAGACAGAAGAACACAAGATCAAGCTGTACAAAGATAAGGAAGGAAATCTTAAAGGAGATGGCCTCTGTTGTTATCTGAAG AGAGAATCAGTTCAGCTTGCTTTGAGGCTTCTGGATGAAGCAGAAATCCGAGGCTATAAATTGCATGTGGAAGTTGCAAAGTTCCAACTGAAGGGGGAGTATGATGCaagcaaaaagaagaagaaatgtaaaGACTACAAGAAGAAGTTGTCACAACAGCAgaa ACAGCTGGATTGGAGGCCAGAGAAGAAAGATGGGGCAACTCGAATGCGGCATGAACGCATCGTTATTATCAGGAACATGTTTCACCCCAAGGACTTTGAG GAGGACCCTTTAGTGCTAAATGAGATAAGAGAAGATCTGCGGACAGAGTGTGAAAAGTTTGGTCAAGTAAAGAAGGTTCTCATATTTGAT AGGCACCCTGATGGTGTCGCTTCTGTGTCATTTAAAGAAGCAACAGAAGCTGATCTGTGCAAGCTGACTCTAAATGGAAGGTGGTTTGGTGGCCGTCAGCTCAGTGCGGAAACATGGGATGGTGTAACAGATTATCAG GTGGAGGAGACTgcaagagaaagggaagaaaggctCAAGGTGTGGGAGTCATTTTTAGGGGATTCTGACACAAAGGAGCAGCAAACTACATCTGATTCGGATTCTGCATCAAGTAGTGTTAAACTGCCCAAAGGGAAACAACCTCCAGAGGTTAATGACACACTTAGAGAGGTTGCAAATGATGAAGCCCATAAGAGGGAGAATAATGGTGAGGGTGTTAATGAAGATGGAGCTCCATCCACCGACAGCAGTCTTGCAGGCAGTGATGGTGAAGCTGATACATAA